From Aristaeella lactis, the proteins below share one genomic window:
- a CDS encoding NAD(P)/FAD-dependent oxidoreductase, whose translation MTDIIVVGGGPAGMTAALYAQRNGKSALVLEKHGFGGQITYSPKVENWPGTAQMSGNEYAEALLDQIMAQGAEVDLAEVVRIEDHGDFKRVFTDDGLERDAKAVIVAAGVKHRMLGLPGENELVGEGISFCAVCDGDFYTGKTVCVAGGGNSALQEAILLSGKCEKVIMLQDLPDFTGEKKLQEILFSRPNVEKHSGVKITALNTEEGLLRSVTIQSQAGGEETQVACDGLFVAIGLIPENDAFAHLAELNKWGYFDSDERCETKTPGVFVAGDCRSKTVRQLTTAAADGATAALAACRYIDSL comes from the coding sequence ATGACTGATATCATTGTGGTCGGCGGAGGTCCTGCGGGAATGACCGCCGCGCTGTATGCGCAGCGGAACGGCAAGAGCGCCCTGGTGCTGGAGAAGCATGGCTTCGGCGGCCAGATCACCTACAGCCCCAAGGTGGAGAACTGGCCGGGCACGGCGCAGATGAGCGGCAACGAATACGCGGAAGCCCTGCTGGACCAGATCATGGCCCAGGGAGCGGAAGTGGACCTGGCGGAAGTGGTCCGGATTGAGGATCATGGCGATTTCAAGCGGGTTTTCACCGATGACGGACTGGAGCGGGACGCGAAAGCCGTAATCGTGGCCGCGGGCGTGAAGCATCGGATGCTGGGCTTGCCGGGTGAAAATGAGCTGGTTGGCGAGGGAATCAGTTTCTGCGCGGTGTGCGACGGGGATTTCTATACCGGAAAGACCGTCTGTGTGGCCGGCGGCGGCAATTCCGCACTGCAGGAAGCGATCCTGCTTTCCGGAAAATGCGAAAAGGTGATCATGCTGCAGGATCTCCCGGACTTTACCGGAGAGAAGAAGCTGCAGGAGATCCTTTTCTCCCGGCCGAACGTGGAAAAGCATTCCGGTGTAAAGATTACTGCGCTGAACACGGAGGAAGGCCTTCTCCGCAGCGTGACCATACAGTCGCAGGCCGGCGGGGAAGAAACACAGGTGGCTTGTGACGGCCTGTTTGTGGCTATCGGCCTGATCCCGGAGAACGATGCCTTCGCTCACCTGGCGGAATTGAACAAATGGGGATACTTTGACAGCGATGAACGCTGCGAGACGAAAACCCCCGGAGTCTTTGTGGCAGGAGACTGCCGCAGCAAGACAGTGCGTCAGCTGACCACCGCGGCGGCGGACGGCGCGACTGCAGCGCTGGCAGCGTGCAGGTATATCGATTCCTTATAA
- a CDS encoding Hsp20/alpha crystallin family protein: MSTFLPAVFGENMMDLFDDFDRDFFRGFNRPEHMLYGKNAARMMKTDVRETDEGYELAVDLPGMKKDDITLELQNGYLTISTQKNLENKEEKHGKMLRQERYTGTMQRSFYVGDNLTEEDVQAKYEDGVLTVKLPKKEAKKVPEKKQILIG, from the coding sequence ATGAGTACTTTCCTGCCTGCTGTTTTCGGTGAGAATATGATGGACCTGTTTGATGACTTCGACCGTGATTTCTTCCGCGGCTTCAACCGCCCGGAGCATATGCTGTATGGCAAAAATGCCGCCCGGATGATGAAGACCGACGTCAGGGAAACGGACGAAGGGTATGAACTGGCTGTGGATCTGCCCGGCATGAAGAAGGATGATATCACCCTGGAGCTGCAGAACGGCTATCTGACCATCTCCACCCAGAAGAACCTGGAGAACAAGGAAGAGAAGCACGGCAAAATGCTCCGCCAGGAACGGTACACCGGTACCATGCAGCGCAGCTTCTACGTAGGTGACAACCTCACAGAGGAGGATGTGCAGGCCAAATACGAAGACGGTGTCCTGACCGTTAAACTTCCCAAGAAGGAAGCCAAGAAGGTTCCTGAAAAGAAACAAATCCTCATTGGATAA
- a CDS encoding DUF362 domain-containing protein yields the protein MSTARSPVYFTDFRTVPNVSQGVKLQRLCRRAGIDKIDFTEKFVAIKMHFGELGNFAYLRPNYVKAVADLIKELGGKPFLTDCNTLYPGSRKNAVDHLYNAEVNGFNSVTTGCYIIIGDGLKGTDDITVPVPGGEYCKEAYIGRALYDADIIISLNHFKGHEMAGFGGAVKNLGMGGGSRAGKMQQHSDGKPVVSPDLCRSCRKCARECGSDAITYESGKAFIMQGICKGCGRCIGACAFDAIHPSFDTSADMLGRKMAEYTAAICNGKPSFHISLIMDVSPNCDCHGENDAPILPNLGMLASFDPVALDQACADLCLAADPMPNSQLSDNLARPGWKHHHDHFKDSNPNVSWRETLAHGEKIGLGTRNYDLVRI from the coding sequence ATGAGTACCGCCAGATCCCCCGTTTACTTTACCGACTTCAGAACCGTTCCCAACGTCAGCCAGGGTGTCAAGCTGCAGCGGCTGTGCCGCCGGGCCGGAATCGATAAGATCGATTTCACGGAAAAGTTTGTTGCCATCAAAATGCACTTCGGAGAGCTGGGCAATTTTGCCTATCTCCGGCCCAACTATGTCAAAGCAGTCGCTGACCTGATCAAAGAGCTTGGCGGAAAACCGTTCCTCACGGATTGCAATACCCTCTATCCCGGCAGCCGGAAGAACGCCGTGGATCATCTGTACAACGCGGAAGTCAACGGCTTCAACAGCGTCACCACAGGCTGCTATATCATCATCGGCGACGGCCTGAAGGGAACCGATGACATCACCGTTCCCGTTCCCGGCGGTGAATACTGCAAAGAGGCTTATATCGGCCGTGCCCTGTATGACGCGGATATCATCATCTCCCTCAATCACTTCAAGGGGCATGAGATGGCCGGCTTCGGCGGTGCGGTCAAAAATCTGGGCATGGGCGGCGGAAGCCGCGCCGGAAAGATGCAGCAGCACAGCGACGGTAAGCCGGTTGTCAGTCCGGATCTGTGCCGTTCCTGCCGTAAATGCGCCCGGGAATGCGGTTCCGACGCGATCACCTATGAAAGCGGCAAAGCCTTTATCATGCAGGGTATCTGCAAGGGCTGCGGAAGATGTATCGGCGCCTGCGCCTTTGATGCCATCCATCCGTCCTTCGACACATCCGCTGATATGCTGGGACGTAAAATGGCGGAATACACCGCCGCCATCTGCAACGGAAAGCCCAGTTTCCATATCAGCCTGATCATGGACGTTTCCCCCAACTGCGACTGCCACGGGGAAAATGACGCTCCGATCCTGCCTAACCTCGGCATGCTGGCCTCCTTTGATCCGGTAGCACTGGACCAGGCCTGTGCGGATCTCTGTCTTGCGGCGGATCCCATGCCCAACAGCCAGCTTTCCGATAACCTGGCCCGGCCCGGCTGGAAGCATCACCATGATCATTTCAAGGACAGCAATCCTAACGTCAGCTGGCGTGAAACCCTTGCCCACGGCGAAAAGATCGGCCTGGGAACCCGGAATTATGATCTCGTCCGTATTTGA
- a CDS encoding prolipoprotein diacylglyceryl transferase family protein, translating into MTPLWTLGSLHVTPYSLMILLGALAGVALSLRKKEIRPLLPAVILGALIVGHAAWVLFCPYDLEAYEGKLFMLLRPWDGGYTLYGALLGGALGALIAGKLSGVRWLDALDALAPGACASIFFARIGEVFTGEGIGRITEVDWTHFFPLSVCAYQDEYFEEWRYIVWFWEALAALILLIVLLKNEKKAFPGRQTAVFLMVLGTTQILLEQMRRDHYLRLIVFVRVNQLAALATLIIVLVALLIRRKPGKTKVIWCLVTLVLASLADMASEFVFDKYEYAPWLYLSMPLAVLACSAMLWTWKKQKGLLPAVLLCVVTAALLIGYASRNWDEIELEPVDDLVRFAILYATMVVDLVCIGLTIHLNLQPKKE; encoded by the coding sequence ATGACACCGCTCTGGACTCTCGGGTCGCTGCACGTGACCCCCTACAGCCTCATGATCCTGCTCGGCGCCCTTGCGGGCGTCGCGCTGTCTTTGCGCAAAAAGGAGATCCGTCCCCTGCTGCCCGCCGTGATCCTCGGCGCGCTGATCGTCGGACACGCGGCCTGGGTGCTCTTCTGCCCCTATGACCTGGAAGCCTACGAAGGAAAGCTCTTCATGCTGCTGCGCCCCTGGGACGGCGGCTATACTCTTTACGGTGCGCTGCTGGGCGGTGCCCTTGGCGCCCTGATCGCCGGAAAGCTTTCCGGTGTCAGATGGCTGGATGCCCTGGATGCCCTTGCTCCCGGAGCCTGTGCTTCCATCTTCTTTGCCCGGATCGGTGAAGTATTCACCGGAGAAGGCATCGGCCGTATCACGGAAGTGGACTGGACTCATTTCTTCCCGCTTTCCGTATGCGCATACCAGGATGAGTACTTCGAAGAGTGGCGCTATATCGTCTGGTTCTGGGAGGCCCTGGCCGCCCTGATCCTGCTGATTGTACTGCTGAAAAATGAAAAGAAAGCTTTCCCCGGCCGCCAGACCGCTGTGTTCCTGATGGTCCTGGGAACCACCCAGATCCTGCTGGAGCAGATGCGGCGGGATCACTATCTCCGTCTCATCGTGTTCGTCCGTGTAAACCAGCTGGCGGCACTCGCCACGCTGATCATTGTCCTGGTGGCACTGCTGATCCGCCGGAAACCCGGGAAGACGAAGGTGATCTGGTGCCTGGTGACGCTGGTGCTTGCCTCGCTGGCGGATATGGCTTCCGAGTTTGTTTTTGACAAATATGAATATGCTCCCTGGCTTTACCTGAGTATGCCCCTCGCGGTCCTCGCCTGCTCCGCCATGCTGTGGACCTGGAAAAAGCAGAAAGGACTGCTGCCTGCTGTCCTGCTCTGCGTTGTCACCGCGGCTCTGCTGATCGGCTATGCCTCCAGGAACTGGGATGAAATAGAACTGGAACCCGTTGATGATCTGGTCCGTTTCGCTATCCTCTATGCCACCATGGTCGTTGACCTGGTCTGCATCGGCCTGACCATCCATTTGAATCTTCAGCCCAAAAAAGAATAA
- a CDS encoding phosphodiester glycosidase family protein yields MTKKRALLWLIPTILLLLMIPFIVPSALTYAGAEELDLPEYNPVELTNPNPGPQLPLPDARGADLEHYSANPDGYVYDEATEAAWEYRDGTLYVKIENRMIGNTKVFFTWVQIADPTQLRTHVSQETSPIREAKKVNPVLAISGDWYSGRSEGIIYRNGVQMRAPKPFGNYDALIIDDQGDFHILYRPAADAFAPYEGHILHSFLFGPALVIDGELQVFDKNNYGSGAGMGLPNKTQRQAICQMDKLSYLIITTEGPKDTNAKDGGFTAQELAQLAYDMGAVNAYNLDGGNSACLLLNGVKMNRFKKGGVREITDLVYFITAEEPPVPTEVPTEVPTDVPEDIPAETPAVTEEGNTQP; encoded by the coding sequence ATGACAAAAAAACGTGCCCTGCTGTGGCTGATCCCGACCATTCTTCTCCTGCTGATGATCCCGTTTATCGTGCCCTCTGCGCTGACTTATGCCGGCGCTGAAGAGCTTGATCTTCCTGAATACAATCCGGTGGAACTGACCAACCCCAATCCGGGCCCCCAGCTTCCCCTGCCCGACGCGCGCGGCGCCGACCTGGAGCACTACTCCGCCAATCCCGACGGCTACGTCTATGACGAAGCCACCGAGGCAGCCTGGGAATACCGGGACGGTACCCTCTATGTAAAGATCGAGAACCGGATGATCGGCAACACAAAGGTGTTTTTCACCTGGGTCCAGATCGCCGATCCCACCCAGCTGCGCACCCACGTCAGCCAGGAAACCAGCCCTATCCGTGAAGCCAAGAAGGTGAACCCCGTCCTGGCCATCAGCGGAGATTGGTATTCCGGCCGCAGTGAGGGCATCATCTACCGCAACGGTGTCCAGATGCGGGCCCCGAAGCCCTTTGGCAACTATGACGCGCTGATCATTGATGACCAGGGTGATTTCCATATCCTTTACCGCCCGGCGGCCGATGCCTTCGCTCCCTATGAAGGCCACATCCTGCACAGTTTCCTCTTCGGTCCCGCCCTGGTGATCGACGGCGAGCTGCAGGTCTTTGACAAGAACAACTACGGTTCCGGCGCCGGCATGGGGCTCCCCAACAAGACCCAGCGGCAGGCCATCTGCCAGATGGACAAGCTGAGCTACCTGATCATAACCACCGAAGGCCCGAAGGACACCAACGCCAAGGACGGCGGATTCACCGCCCAGGAACTTGCCCAGCTGGCCTATGATATGGGTGCTGTCAACGCCTACAACCTGGACGGCGGAAACTCCGCCTGCCTGCTTCTGAACGGCGTCAAGATGAACCGTTTCAAAAAAGGCGGCGTCCGTGAGATCACTGACCTGGTGTACTTTATTACCGCGGAAGAACCGCCGGTTCCCACAGAAGTTCCTACCGAAGTTCCCACAGATGTTCCTGAAGATATTCCGGCCGAAACCCCGGCTGTTACGGAAGAAGGAAACACTCAGCCATGA
- the ybaK gene encoding Cys-tRNA(Pro) deacylase, whose amino-acid sequence MGKQDKTNCMRVLDSKKIAYTPHLYEADPTLTGEQIAGILNEAPDQVFKTLVTIGKPQKYYVFVIPVNTELNLKKAAAAAGEKSVSMIPQRDLLPLTGYVHGGCSPIGMKKRFPSFIHGSASGLSRIFVSAGRVGCQVELAPEDLIRIAELKPADLV is encoded by the coding sequence ATGGGAAAGCAGGACAAAACCAACTGTATGCGCGTGCTGGACAGCAAAAAGATCGCCTATACACCCCATCTGTATGAGGCGGATCCCACCCTGACCGGGGAACAGATCGCCGGCATCCTGAACGAGGCCCCCGACCAGGTCTTCAAAACCCTGGTCACTATCGGCAAGCCGCAGAAATACTATGTGTTTGTCATTCCGGTCAATACGGAACTGAACCTGAAGAAAGCCGCGGCAGCCGCCGGTGAAAAATCCGTCAGCATGATCCCCCAGCGTGACCTGCTGCCCCTGACCGGCTATGTCCATGGCGGCTGCTCCCCCATCGGAATGAAGAAACGCTTCCCTTCGTTTATTCACGGGAGCGCTTCCGGGCTCTCCCGTATCTTTGTCAGCGCCGGCCGGGTCGGCTGCCAGGTGGAGCTTGCCCCGGAAGACCTGATCCGCATTGCGGAGCTGAAGCCGGCGGACCTGGTTTAA
- a CDS encoding MutS-related protein — protein MKQSQLSILFPRQEEVTYREIPEETWHDLGLDILAEKVASQPQEVQLIRRVMMSLTADPRVAAFRSDVFEDIMRHPEIRERLMKLLDKVKMFYDYGVVNRHEGDETSIWDLMHRLEEYHDYILTVEAIRECLSDKDLVSEGLTALRDAVDQIYRDRGFEALRRDVEEMRIAASDIRSLTVGINVNERFEAVSLGLVSVNAKPFTRSNLLKNFLTSVVPRDEIRKEADWNGSYNYYPANTETGPLGSIGQTIEKAVVFRNPLAALSLARVPAADGSGNVPRQMDSAASMLTSRIARKLRDTLGQYLNVSVKEMADLIPELAFYTRWAEYIEKKQKAGWHFCKPQARLNRDGAAGMEAEGLYNLKLIATEKPENVVPNNLVFDREKRVYVLTGANRGGKTTVTQAVGQLFILAQSGLPVPADRFSYDPADSVLTHFPADEDKTLDLGRLGEECRRFRELFVRCTPDTLLLLNETFATTSFEEGYFIAADAVRAILGRGTRTIYNTHMHKLAQDLDMVINTGDAEGKAVSLVAETKEGKHSFRVVIAPPEGQSFARDIAEKYGVTYESLTAAKETN, from the coding sequence ATGAAACAGTCTCAACTGAGCATTCTGTTTCCCCGGCAGGAGGAAGTGACATACCGGGAGATCCCGGAGGAAACCTGGCATGATCTCGGACTGGATATCCTGGCGGAAAAGGTGGCATCCCAGCCCCAGGAGGTTCAGCTGATCCGTCGAGTAATGATGAGCCTGACGGCCGATCCGCGGGTGGCGGCTTTCCGCAGCGATGTTTTTGAGGATATCATGCGGCACCCGGAAATCCGGGAACGGCTGATGAAGCTGCTGGACAAGGTCAAGATGTTCTATGATTATGGCGTGGTCAACCGCCATGAGGGCGACGAGACAAGCATCTGGGATCTGATGCACCGGCTGGAGGAATACCACGACTATATCCTGACCGTGGAAGCGATCCGGGAATGTCTGTCGGATAAAGACCTGGTATCGGAAGGACTGACCGCGCTGCGGGATGCTGTGGATCAAATCTACAGGGACCGGGGATTTGAAGCCCTGCGCAGGGATGTGGAGGAAATGCGGATCGCCGCTTCCGACATCCGGAGCCTGACGGTGGGCATCAATGTCAATGAACGGTTTGAGGCGGTCAGCCTCGGCCTGGTATCCGTCAACGCGAAGCCTTTTACCCGCTCGAACCTGCTGAAGAATTTCCTGACCTCTGTTGTGCCCCGGGATGAGATCCGGAAGGAAGCGGACTGGAACGGAAGTTACAACTATTATCCGGCCAATACGGAAACAGGACCGCTGGGTTCCATCGGGCAGACGATCGAAAAGGCTGTGGTTTTCCGCAATCCGCTGGCAGCCCTTTCCCTGGCACGGGTCCCTGCGGCAGACGGCAGCGGCAATGTACCGCGGCAGATGGACAGCGCCGCGTCCATGCTGACTTCCCGGATCGCCCGGAAACTGCGGGACACCCTGGGGCAGTACCTGAACGTCAGCGTGAAGGAAATGGCGGACCTGATCCCGGAACTGGCGTTTTATACACGGTGGGCGGAATATATTGAAAAGAAACAGAAAGCAGGCTGGCATTTCTGCAAGCCGCAGGCCAGGCTGAACCGGGACGGGGCAGCCGGTATGGAGGCGGAAGGACTCTACAACCTGAAGCTGATCGCCACCGAGAAACCGGAGAATGTGGTTCCGAACAACCTGGTTTTTGACCGGGAGAAGCGGGTCTATGTCCTGACCGGTGCCAACCGGGGCGGAAAAACCACCGTAACCCAGGCTGTCGGCCAGCTCTTTATCCTGGCCCAGAGCGGCCTGCCGGTGCCGGCGGATCGCTTCAGCTATGATCCGGCGGACAGCGTGCTCACCCACTTCCCGGCGGATGAGGACAAGACACTGGACCTGGGTCGGCTGGGAGAGGAATGCCGGCGGTTCAGGGAACTGTTTGTGCGCTGCACCCCGGATACCCTGCTTTTGCTGAACGAGACTTTTGCCACCACGTCCTTTGAGGAAGGATATTTTATCGCGGCGGACGCGGTACGGGCGATCCTGGGCCGGGGAACCCGCACGATCTACAATACCCACATGCACAAACTGGCCCAGGACCTGGACATGGTGATTAATACAGGGGACGCGGAAGGGAAAGCGGTTTCCCTTGTGGCGGAAACAAAGGAAGGAAAGCATTCCTTCCGGGTGGTCATCGCCCCGCCGGAAGGCCAGTCCTTTGCCCGGGACATCGCCGAGAAATACGGTGTGACCTATGAAAGCCTGACCGCGGCCAAAGAAACAAACTGA
- a CDS encoding DUF1858 domain-containing protein: MAEQYVTGETLVGEVVTKYPEAIEILLSIGMHCLGCPASRNESLQDACAVHGIPAEQVIDAINEKIAENK; encoded by the coding sequence ATGGCTGAACAGTATGTTACCGGTGAAACACTGGTTGGTGAAGTTGTTACCAAGTATCCCGAAGCGATCGAGATCCTGCTGTCCATCGGCATGCACTGCCTGGGCTGCCCCGCTTCCCGCAATGAATCCCTGCAGGACGCCTGCGCGGTTCACGGCATTCCCGCGGAGCAGGTCATTGACGCGATCAACGAGAAGATCGCTGAGAACAAGTAA